One window of Nymphaea colorata isolate Beijing-Zhang1983 chromosome 11, ASM883128v2, whole genome shotgun sequence genomic DNA carries:
- the LOC116264972 gene encoding anthocyanidin 3-O-glucosyltransferase 2-like — MKARKVVLFPTPGAGHIVAMIELAKQILRHSCNTLSITILQINPPSASPLNSAAASTHAQAVAASGLNIDFVELPPTPSDDAPEGGGLIPTLRYIESQKSSLSKTLASISATATVCAIVVDMFCLGVSDVPAELGIPTYVLYTSGAAMLAFLLYFSELDRKHAGDFRDLKEFLEIPGRCPFPASAVPALMQEKNNPTYRWFLRASELFSKVDGVLVNTFRELQPRPIKALKDGLCKPGLRTPPDFPIGPLLGLGPATESQDHECIKWLDRQPLASVVFLCFGSMGAFSPAQIAEIAQGLEGSGQRFLWSIRIRPKGAPQFSEPKDVDPSEVLPEGFLRRTKEKGLVWPKWAPQVAILSHPAVGGFVSHCGWNSTLESVWFGVPMIAWPLYAEQGMNAFELVNDLGLSLELKKEEEGGELVKGEELEKAVRSLMEGEEGKKVREKMKEAKNMARKAMEEGGSSYSTLASLIQRWTKEGSCNT; from the coding sequence ATGAAGGCAAGGAAGGTGGTACTCTTCCCCACTCCAGGCGCCGGCCATATCGTGGCCATGATCGAGCTCGCCAAGCAGATTCTCCGCCATTCCTGCAATACCCTCTCCATTACCATCCTCCAGATCAACCCTCCTTCCGCCTCCCCGCTCAACTCCGCCGCTGCCTCCACCCACGCCCAAGCCGTCGCCGCCTCCGGTCTCAACATCGACTTCGTGGAGCTCCCACCAACACCATCCGATGACGCCCCAGAAGGGGGAGGCCTGATACCGACCCTGCGCTACATAGAGTCACAGAAGTCCTCCTTATCAAAGACCCTCGCCTCGATCTCTGCCACCGCCACCGTTTGCGCTATCGTCGTTGACATGTTCTGCCTCGGCGTCTCAGACGTTCCGGCTGAACTCGGCATCCCCACCTATGTCCTCTATACCTCCGGCGCTGCCATGCTCGCCTTCCTGCTCTACTTCTCGGAGCTCGACCGGAAACACGCTGGTGATTTCAGAGACCTGAAGGAGTTCTTGGAGATTCCAGGTCGATGCCCGTTCCCTGCTTCTGCCGTACCGGCTCTGATGCAAGAGAAGAACAACCCGACCTACCGGTGGTTCTTGAGGGCCTCGGAACTTTTCTCCAAGGTGGACGGCGTGCTGGTCAACACCTTCAGAGAGCTGCAGCCCAGACCCATCAAGGCGTTGAAGGACGGGCTCTGCAAGCCCGGGCTCCGGACACCACCCGATTTTCCGATCGGGCCCCTCCTCGGTCTTGGACCCGCAACCGAGTCTCAGGATCACGAGTGCATCAAGTGGCTCGACCGGCAGCCGCTGGCGTCGGTCGTCTTCCTCTGTTTCGGCAGCATGGGCGCGTTCTCTCCGGCGCAGATCGCCGAGATCGCTCAAGGGCTCGAGGGAAGCGGGCAGAGGTTTCTGTGGTCGATTCGCATCCGGCCAAAGGGCGCTCCACAGTTCTCCGAGCCCAAGGACGTGGACCCGAGCGAGGTGCTGCCGGAAGGGTTCTTGAGACGGACGAAGGAGAAGGGACTAGTGTGGCCGAAGTGGGCGCCGCAAGTGGCCATTCTGTCGCACCCCGCCGTTGGAGGATTCGTTTCCCACTGCGGGTGGAACTCGACGCTGGAGAGCGTGTGGTTCGGCGTGCCGATGATCGCGTGGCCGCTGTACGCCGAGCAGGGCATGAACGCCTTCGAGCTGGTGAATGACTTGGGGCTGAGCTTGGAACtcaagaaagaagaggaaggaggggaGCTGGTGAAGGGAGAAGAGCTGGAGAAGGCAGTGAGGAGCCTGATGGAAGGCGAGGAAGGGAAGAAGGTGagggagaagatgaaggaggcGAAGAACATGGCAAGAAAGGCAATGGAAGAAGGAGGATCTTCGTATTCGACTCTGGCTTCGTTGATTCAAAGATGGACCAAGGAGGGATCTTGCAATACATAG